In a single window of the Cytophagia bacterium CHB2 genome:
- a CDS encoding HEPN domain-containing protein encodes MRAAIFISTVISTFLLSKKAKKRTAGSNVELMISLAGGDSLWIFGYANLRKLRGISVPKTLSIFTTFLRMARCFMTKTPELQKLLNDWLAFAKENLLYAKGGLKTDFSPYNTICFLCQGSAEKYLKAYLISRGWELEKIHDLRELLEYAVEYDDSFSEIFPETGILNRYITEGRYPGDVPFESINENDAREAVAAAEKIAEFVLVKMSST; translated from the coding sequence ATGCGCGCGGCGATTTTCATAAGCACAGTGATCTCGACCTTTTTGTTATCAAAGAAAGCGAAGAAGCGAACCGCAGGCTCGAACGTAGAGTTGATGATCTCCTTGGCCGGCGGCGATTCCCTTTGGATATTCGGGTACGCAAACCTTCGGAAGTTGCGTGGAATCTCCGTGCCCAAAACCCTTTCTATCTTTACCACATTTTTAAGGATGGCAAGGTGCTTTATGACAAAAACGCCAGAATTGCAGAAGCTGCTCAATGATTGGTTGGCTTTCGCAAAGGAAAACCTCCTATATGCCAAGGGCGGATTGAAGACGGACTTTTCTCCGTATAATACCATTTGTTTTCTCTGCCAGGGAAGCGCGGAGAAGTACTTGAAAGCTTATCTGATCTCGCGAGGGTGGGAGCTTGAAAAAATTCATGATTTGCGAGAGCTGCTGGAGTATGCGGTGGAATACGATGACAGCTTTAGCGAGATCTTCCCTGAAACCGGAATTCTTAATCGTTACATTACCGAAGGCCGTTATCCCGGTGATGTACCGTTCGAAAGCATAAATGAAAATGACGCGAGAGAAGCCGTCGCCGCTGCCGAGAAAATTGCAGAATTCGTTCTCGTCAAAATGTCGTCAACGTGA